The DNA sequence CCGAGGCCTGTATCCGCGCGCACATCGACCCCGAGCCCAGAATCGCGCTCGGGAGGAATCTCAATCGTCGACGAGCCGCTACCGCTTGCATCGACGTTTCCGACGGGCTCGTCATCGACCTCACCCGGTTGTGTCGGGCGAGCTCCGTCGGCGCCCGAATCGAGGAGACCGCTTTGCCCTTGTCACCGGGCGTTCTTGCTTGGGAGCGCGAGTGGGGCCGGGACCCCCTCTCGCGCGGGCTCCAGAGTGGAGAAGACTACGAGCTGCTCTTCGCCGTTCGCGACGAAGATCGGTTGGCGGGCCTTCGCCAGCCGGGGGAGCCCGAGCTGACGCGGATCGGCGAGGCTACGTCTGAGGCGGATCGGCTCGAGATCGTTCGACGCGACGGCTCCGTCGAGACGCTTCGTCCCGCGGGCTTTAACCACTTCGCCCCCGAGACCTCACGGTGACGAAGAAGCTCGGGCCGGCCATGGTGACCGCGCTCGTGGTGGGCAACATGATCGGCTCGGGCATCTTCTTGTTGCCCGCCTCCCTCGGACCCTTCGGGGGCATCAGCATCGTGGGCTGGGTCGTCTCCGCCATGGGCGCATGCCTTCTCGCTCTCGTCTTCGCCCGCCTCGCCCGGATCGTACGGCGCTCGGGCGGTCCGTACACCTACACGCGAGAGGGATTCGGTGAGTTCCCCGGCTTTCTCGTGGCCTGGGGTTACTGGATCTCGATATGGACGACGAACGCGGCGATCGCCGTGGCTTTCGTGAGCTATCTGACGGTGTTCTGGGGCGCGCTCGGCTCGAGCCCCCTTCTTGCCGCCGGTGTGGGGCTGGCAACGCTTTGGGTGCTCACATGGGTGAACCTCATGGGAGTTCATCCCGCCGGTGTCGTCCAACTCGTCACCACCATTCTCAAGCTCATCCCCCTGGTCGTCATCGGAACACTGGGCCTCGTGTTCGTCGATCCGTCCAACTTCATCCCGTTCAACGCGAGCGAGCAGTCTCCTTTCTCCGCGGTCACCGCCACGGTGGCGCTGACGCTCTGGGCGTTTCTCGGTCTGGAGTCGGGAACGACCCCATCGGAGCACGTGATCGATCCGGAGAGAACGATTCCGAGGGCGACGATCGTGGGG is a window from the Vicinamibacteria bacterium genome containing:
- a CDS encoding amino acid permease: MTKKLGPAMVTALVVGNMIGSGIFLLPASLGPFGGISIVGWVVSAMGACLLALVFARLARIVRRSGGPYTYTREGFGEFPGFLVAWGYWISIWTTNAAIAVAFVSYLTVFWGALGSSPLLAAGVGLATLWVLTWVNLMGVHPAGVVQLVTTILKLIPLVVIGTLGLVFVDPSNFIPFNASEQSPFSAVTATVALTLWAFLGLESGTTPSEHVIDPERTIPRATIVGTLLTAAVYVLGTVAVMGTIPPAELATSNAPFAEAANVMWGDWARYAVGAGAVVSCFGALNGWLLLQGQIPYAAARDGLFPRPFGLLSARGTPAYGLVLSSVLASVLLAMNYTRSLVEQFTFIILLATLNTLVPYVFCS